The following are encoded together in the Capsulimonas corticalis genome:
- a CDS encoding GNAT family N-acetyltransferase translates to MQFRKAMTEDLESVMSIVAETVVEMQRYGNLQWDAQYPDRARFQQDVASEALYVVDFEGEVTAFVTVDEVQPDGYAGLNWSRNTPPLVVHRLAVSTARRGAGVASFLEQSICDLARHSGHDHLRVDTYSTNTAMQAFLLKRGYISVGEMSYRGRELPFYCYEKPLS, encoded by the coding sequence ATGCAGTTTCGTAAAGCCATGACGGAGGACCTCGAATCGGTCATGAGCATCGTCGCCGAGACCGTGGTCGAGATGCAGCGTTACGGCAACCTCCAGTGGGACGCTCAGTATCCGGACCGGGCGCGCTTCCAGCAGGACGTCGCCAGCGAAGCGCTCTATGTGGTGGATTTTGAAGGAGAAGTAACGGCGTTCGTCACGGTGGACGAAGTACAGCCCGATGGATACGCCGGCCTGAACTGGAGTCGCAATACGCCGCCGCTGGTCGTCCACCGCCTCGCCGTCAGCACGGCGCGGAGAGGCGCGGGCGTCGCGTCGTTTCTGGAGCAAAGCATTTGCGACCTCGCTCGCCACTCAGGGCACGATCACCTGCGCGTCGACACCTATTCCACAAATACAGCGATGCAGGCGTTTTTGCTCAAACGCGGCTACATCTCTGTCGGCGAGATGTCATATCGGGGCAGAGAGCTTCCGTTCTACTGCTACGAGAAGCCGCTGTCATAA
- a CDS encoding DUF1559 domain-containing protein, with protein MSTIAPRSAQKGFTLIELLVVIAIIAILASILFPVFAKVREKARQTSCASNLKQIGLGIMQYTQDNDEVNPYAYGNDTHPDSSWCAQIMPYVKSVGVFSCPDDTYSRGAEDRDANANLITGQAPQTTSYSITLAPGNNNGDWFGDWSFSRTKLAGITSPATTIALSERWNAYHFIKVGWAQDNWCDDGEYLHGQNGGPAGATGHSGGSNYAFCDGHVKWMRYEQTIQQQGSEKLATDPSYASWLNKCPQSTTNSAPAPYFGMWTTKQD; from the coding sequence ATGAGTACAATCGCCCCTCGCTCCGCACAAAAAGGTTTTACCTTGATCGAACTTCTCGTTGTCATCGCTATTATTGCGATACTTGCCTCCATTCTTTTTCCAGTTTTCGCGAAAGTCCGGGAAAAGGCGCGCCAGACCAGCTGCGCGTCCAATCTTAAGCAGATCGGACTAGGTATTATGCAGTACACCCAGGACAACGATGAAGTCAATCCCTATGCCTACGGGAATGATACACATCCAGATAGCTCATGGTGCGCGCAGATTATGCCCTATGTCAAAAGCGTCGGTGTATTTTCCTGTCCTGACGATACCTACAGCCGGGGCGCAGAGGATCGGGACGCGAACGCCAATCTGATTACCGGGCAGGCGCCGCAAACTACATCCTACAGCATCACGCTTGCCCCCGGTAACAATAATGGCGATTGGTTCGGAGACTGGAGCTTTTCAAGAACAAAGCTTGCGGGCATTACGTCGCCCGCAACCACGATTGCACTTTCGGAACGCTGGAATGCCTATCACTTTATCAAAGTCGGATGGGCGCAGGATAACTGGTGCGATGATGGTGAATACTTGCACGGACAAAACGGTGGTCCGGCGGGAGCGACTGGACACAGCGGCGGCTCGAATTATGCGTTCTGCGACGGACATGTGAAGTGGATGCGCTACGAACAGACCATCCAGCAGCAGGGCAGCGAGAAGCTTGCCACCGATCCGAGCTACGCCAGCTGGCTCAATAAGTGCCCTCAGTCAACAACGAACTCCGCGCCCGCGCCGTACTTCGGTATGTGGACGACGAAACAAGACTAG
- a CDS encoding glycoside hydrolase family 71/99-like protein, with protein sequence MTAGLIKRNSAFAILAAAALWLSLEAVGAHAAPKPGRTPAKSGRLLLAHYMPWYQSKDFSGSWGWHWTMNHFDPQRVTGGRPEAASKYRPLVGLYDSSDPDLLQCQALLMKAAGIDGVIVDWYGRDDYYDYAATNRNTEQFAAVARRAGLRYAICYETQTVPNEIKGGKLRAEDVVAHGQDLMRWMQSAYFSSPAYVKQNGRPVLLSFGDPYYHDAQWRQIFSALPAQPLYITENDRRMPTASQGGFDWPAPGGGTAGAKREMDSFYQRAGAWPAFIPAAYPRFDDIYHEAGVGPSWGHIDDRGGASYADTLERALKSAAPMVQLITWNDWGEGTQIEPSVEFGYRDLETTQRLRRKYAPSAASYSAQDLRLPVQWYLLRKRYQKQPAAYQKLAAFFPLMASGRTAQARKLLAHYQ encoded by the coding sequence ATGACGGCGGGACTTATCAAAAGAAACAGCGCGTTCGCGATTCTCGCAGCCGCCGCGCTCTGGCTGAGCTTGGAGGCGGTTGGCGCGCATGCGGCGCCAAAACCGGGGCGGACGCCGGCAAAAAGCGGCCGGCTCCTGCTGGCGCACTACATGCCCTGGTATCAGAGCAAGGATTTCAGCGGCTCGTGGGGGTGGCACTGGACCATGAACCACTTCGACCCGCAGCGCGTGACCGGAGGGCGTCCGGAGGCGGCGTCGAAGTATCGCCCGCTCGTCGGTCTCTACGATTCCAGCGATCCCGATCTTTTGCAATGCCAGGCGCTCTTGATGAAAGCGGCGGGGATCGACGGGGTTATCGTCGACTGGTATGGGCGCGACGATTACTACGATTACGCGGCGACCAACCGCAATACCGAGCAGTTCGCCGCCGTCGCGCGGCGCGCGGGCCTGCGCTATGCGATCTGTTACGAAACGCAAACCGTACCGAACGAGATCAAGGGCGGCAAGCTGCGAGCGGAAGACGTCGTCGCGCACGGACAGGATCTGATGCGATGGATGCAGAGCGCGTATTTTTCCTCACCGGCGTATGTCAAGCAAAATGGCCGACCCGTCTTGCTGTCCTTCGGAGATCCCTACTATCACGACGCGCAGTGGCGTCAGATCTTCTCGGCGCTTCCGGCCCAGCCGCTCTACATCACCGAGAACGACCGGAGAATGCCGACCGCGTCCCAGGGCGGCTTTGACTGGCCCGCGCCCGGCGGCGGAACCGCCGGGGCAAAGCGGGAGATGGACAGCTTCTACCAGCGCGCGGGCGCCTGGCCGGCGTTTATCCCCGCCGCTTATCCCCGATTTGACGATATCTATCACGAAGCCGGCGTCGGCCCGTCCTGGGGACATATCGACGATCGTGGCGGCGCTTCCTATGCCGACACCCTGGAGCGCGCGCTCAAAAGCGCCGCGCCCATGGTGCAGCTCATTACCTGGAACGACTGGGGCGAGGGCACTCAGATCGAGCCGTCGGTCGAGTTCGGTTATCGCGATTTGGAAACGACGCAGCGGCTGCGCCGAAAGTACGCCCCGTCGGCGGCGTCCTACTCGGCGCAGGATCTGCGGCTGCCCGTGCAATGGTACCTGCTGCGCAAGCGCTATCAGAAGCAGCCGGCGGCATACCAGAAATTGGCCGCCTTCTTCCCGCTAATGGCCTCCGGTCGGACGGCGCAGGCCCGGAAGCTTCTCGCGCACTATCAATAG
- a CDS encoding LacI family DNA-binding transcriptional regulator, which produces MYKSSGRPTLSDIATQAGVSVSTASLVLSDKAKQRRLSDDVVARVRKVAADLDYSPNLLVQSLQQGRTHTLSFFNGFRTRSHNDLYMDRLTTAIEQAGGRLGYDILIYCVFERSVEETYRHLNGGRCDGVLMFAAEPDDPLLPYLRTSRLPTVLVNSVDTSGALSCVKEDHVGGLTQLADQLVALGHKRIAALGNVPGGNRDADLRIGLLRQLLADRGVPISDRWIIHTDDNQYDDAAKALRFLMAEPTPPTALFCWHDRLGYQVLEHCERMGIVVPDQLSLIGYDGLRWPAQARHVLSSVEVNIAGLADAAVTLLHRQINGLTEAPICQELPVIITPAGTTLARIS; this is translated from the coding sequence ATGTATAAATCGTCCGGCCGGCCCACCCTCAGCGACATCGCGACGCAGGCCGGCGTTTCCGTCAGCACGGCGTCGCTGGTGCTCAGCGACAAGGCCAAGCAGCGGCGGCTTTCCGACGATGTCGTGGCGCGCGTTCGCAAAGTCGCGGCCGATCTGGACTACTCCCCCAACCTGCTCGTACAGTCCTTGCAGCAGGGGCGCACGCATACGCTGTCGTTTTTCAACGGGTTCCGCACGCGCAGCCATAATGACCTCTACATGGACCGTTTGACCACGGCCATCGAACAGGCCGGCGGGCGGCTGGGATATGATATTCTTATCTACTGTGTTTTCGAGCGTTCGGTGGAGGAGACTTACCGGCATTTGAACGGCGGACGATGCGATGGGGTTTTGATGTTCGCGGCCGAGCCGGACGATCCGCTCCTGCCTTACCTGCGCACGTCGCGCCTTCCCACCGTGCTGGTGAACAGCGTGGACACCAGCGGCGCGCTTTCGTGTGTCAAGGAAGACCACGTCGGCGGCCTGACACAGCTCGCGGATCAGCTCGTGGCGCTTGGGCACAAACGGATCGCGGCGCTCGGCAACGTGCCGGGCGGCAATCGCGACGCCGATCTGCGCATTGGACTGCTGCGCCAGCTGCTCGCGGACCGGGGCGTTCCCATCTCCGATCGCTGGATCATCCACACCGACGACAACCAGTACGACGACGCCGCGAAGGCGCTGCGTTTTCTGATGGCCGAGCCAACACCGCCCACCGCGCTGTTCTGCTGGCACGACCGTCTGGGCTATCAAGTTTTGGAGCACTGTGAGCGGATGGGGATCGTGGTGCCGGATCAGCTGTCGCTGATCGGATACGATGGATTGCGATGGCCGGCGCAGGCGCGCCATGTCCTTTCCTCCGTGGAGGTAAATATCGCGGGATTGGCGGACGCCGCCGTGACGCTGCTGCACCGTCAGATCAATGGATTGACGGAAGCGCCGATCTGCCAGGAGCTTCCGGTCATCATCACCCCCGCAGGCACGACCCTGGCGCGAATCTCATAA
- a CDS encoding ammonium transporter — translation MLSRFTGLRAACRVLLLALFLCCALTFGGSLHSSFAQVAGDPSGTKTGAAIDATTANGPIFKDQETVDSVRANVPTIATLADGVGHTRVAVNIVFTLLTGFLVMFMQAGFAMVETGFCRAKNAAHVMMTNLMIYPIGVLGFWICGFAIMFGSVGAVGSLGGTPALIGGEFKIGDVGLWGTRGLFLSGNFYDVGVFTLFLFEVVFMSASVIIPTGAMAERWKFNSFIVYGFFASMILYPIYGHQIWGGGWLSQLGHLYHLGHGAVDFAGSGVVHSIGGWTALAGALVLGPRIGKFTNGKANPMPGHDIPMALLGTFILAFGWFGFNPGSTLGMAGAGGMRAAIIAVNTMLASASGAFAALLIWKAMFKKPDPGMAANGMLAGLVAITAPCAYVTSGFAILIGAIAGGLVCWGVIMIEKNGIDDPVGAFSVHGINGIWGVMAVGLFADGTYGDGLNGVSGNVTGLFYGHGGGAQFMAQMISIVVCGAWAFGISTLFFKVQNALTPGGIRSRREDEIAGLDMPEMGAYAYPEFQLRSEVRESALVD, via the coding sequence ATGCTTAGTCGCTTTACTGGACTGCGCGCCGCCTGCCGCGTACTGCTCCTTGCTCTCTTCCTCTGCTGCGCGCTCACCTTTGGCGGTTCTCTTCACTCAAGTTTTGCGCAGGTCGCCGGGGATCCTTCCGGCACCAAGACCGGCGCCGCGATCGACGCTACTACGGCGAACGGCCCGATCTTCAAAGATCAGGAAACCGTGGACTCGGTGCGCGCGAACGTTCCCACCATCGCCACTCTCGCGGATGGCGTCGGACACACTCGCGTCGCCGTCAATATCGTCTTTACTCTGCTGACGGGCTTTCTCGTGATGTTCATGCAGGCCGGATTCGCCATGGTGGAAACAGGTTTCTGCCGCGCGAAAAACGCCGCCCATGTCATGATGACGAACTTGATGATTTATCCGATCGGAGTCCTGGGATTCTGGATTTGCGGCTTCGCGATCATGTTCGGCAGTGTGGGAGCGGTTGGGTCTCTGGGCGGAACGCCCGCTCTGATCGGCGGCGAATTCAAAATCGGAGACGTCGGTCTCTGGGGCACACGCGGCTTGTTTCTTTCCGGCAACTTTTATGATGTCGGCGTGTTTACGCTTTTCCTTTTCGAAGTAGTATTCATGAGCGCGTCGGTCATTATTCCCACGGGAGCGATGGCGGAGCGCTGGAAGTTCAATTCGTTCATCGTCTACGGCTTTTTTGCATCCATGATCCTTTATCCGATCTACGGCCACCAGATTTGGGGTGGGGGATGGCTTTCGCAGCTCGGTCACCTTTATCACCTCGGGCACGGCGCGGTCGACTTCGCCGGTTCGGGAGTTGTGCATAGCATCGGCGGCTGGACGGCGCTTGCGGGCGCGCTTGTGCTCGGTCCGCGTATCGGCAAGTTTACGAACGGCAAGGCCAATCCGATGCCCGGCCACGACATTCCGATGGCGCTGCTGGGGACCTTTATCCTGGCGTTCGGCTGGTTCGGCTTCAATCCGGGCTCGACGCTTGGTATGGCGGGCGCCGGCGGCATGCGCGCGGCGATCATCGCCGTCAACACCATGCTGGCTTCGGCTTCCGGCGCGTTCGCGGCGCTTTTGATCTGGAAGGCCATGTTCAAGAAGCCCGACCCCGGCATGGCGGCGAACGGGATGCTGGCCGGTCTGGTCGCGATCACCGCGCCGTGCGCTTATGTGACCTCCGGTTTCGCCATTCTGATCGGCGCCATCGCCGGCGGCCTGGTTTGCTGGGGCGTCATCATGATCGAGAAGAACGGCATTGACGATCCGGTCGGCGCATTCTCCGTTCACGGAATCAACGGGATCTGGGGCGTGATGGCGGTCGGTCTGTTCGCCGACGGCACCTATGGCGACGGCCTTAACGGCGTCTCCGGCAACGTCACGGGACTGTTCTACGGTCACGGCGGCGGAGCGCAGTTCATGGCGCAGATGATCAGTATTGTGGTCTGCGGAGCATGGGCGTTCGGTATCTCGACGCTGTTCTTCAAGGTCCAAAACGCCCTGACGCCCGGCGGCATCCGCTCTCGCCGCGAGGACGAGATCGCCGGATTGGACATGCCGGAAATGGGCGCTTACGCTTATCCCGAGTTCCAGCTTCGCAGTGAAGTTCGGGAGTCGGCGCTGGTCGACTGA
- a CDS encoding aldose epimerase family protein, translating into MKTVAQSFYSLALVAALAGGACAASRDTITQKSFGTAPGGKAVSLYTLTNKNGVQVTITNYGGILTSVKTPDRRGNFGDIALGFDSVSGYVKNPGPYFGALVGRYANRIAKGRFTLDGKTYQLAVNNGVNHLHGGKIGFDKKIWTAKPLHRAGGVGLALTLVSPDGDENFPGALTVKAVYTLSDDNALKIDYTATTSKDTIVNLTNHSYWNLNGAGNGDILGQTMMLNADRYTPIDKTSIPLGPLARVAGTPFDFRKATPIGARIDKDNQQLKNGAGYDHNFVLNQPGHQMILAARAYSPQSGRVLSVFTDQPGIQLYTGNFLDGTFSGKGGKVYKKHYGFALETQHYPDSPNQPKYPTTKLKPGQVYRYTTIFKFSTR; encoded by the coding sequence ATGAAGACAGTCGCACAATCGTTCTACAGCCTCGCCCTCGTCGCCGCATTGGCCGGCGGAGCGTGCGCCGCCTCGCGTGACACCATCACCCAGAAGTCCTTCGGAACCGCTCCCGGCGGGAAGGCCGTCAGCCTTTACACGCTCACGAATAAGAACGGCGTGCAAGTCACAATCACCAACTATGGCGGCATTCTGACCTCCGTCAAGACGCCGGACCGTCGCGGCAATTTCGGCGATATCGCCCTGGGCTTCGACAGCGTGTCGGGATATGTCAAGAACCCTGGCCCGTACTTCGGCGCTCTTGTCGGCCGGTATGCGAACCGGATCGCCAAGGGCCGCTTCACGCTCGACGGCAAAACGTACCAGCTCGCGGTGAACAATGGCGTCAATCACCTGCACGGCGGCAAAATCGGATTCGACAAGAAGATCTGGACCGCGAAGCCGCTGCACCGCGCCGGCGGCGTCGGCCTCGCGCTCACGCTAGTTAGCCCGGACGGAGATGAGAACTTTCCCGGCGCGCTGACGGTGAAGGCCGTTTACACGCTGTCCGACGATAACGCGCTGAAGATCGATTACACGGCGACCACCAGCAAGGACACGATCGTCAACCTGACGAACCATTCCTACTGGAACCTGAACGGCGCGGGCAATGGCGACATTCTGGGCCAAACCATGATGCTGAACGCCGATCGCTATACGCCGATCGACAAGACCTCTATCCCGCTCGGACCGCTCGCTCGCGTCGCCGGCACCCCGTTCGATTTCCGCAAGGCGACACCAATCGGCGCGCGGATCGACAAGGACAACCAGCAGCTCAAGAACGGCGCCGGATACGACCATAACTTCGTGCTGAACCAGCCCGGCCACCAGATGATCCTGGCGGCGCGCGCTTATTCGCCCCAATCCGGCCGTGTCCTATCCGTATTCACCGACCAGCCCGGCATCCAGCTCTACACCGGCAACTTCCTGGACGGTACGTTCAGCGGCAAGGGCGGCAAAGTTTACAAGAAGCACTACGGCTTCGCTCTGGAAACCCAGCACTATCCCGACTCCCCGAACCAGCCGAAGTACCCGACCACCAAGCTGAAGCCCGGTCAGGTCTATCGGTATACGACGATCTTCAAGTTCTCCACGCGGTAA
- the radC gene encoding RadC family protein, giving the protein MNRYSPTIKELPTDERPRERLAKYGAHALSTAELIGVLIRTGNAERSAVSLGEFLLAEFGNVKGIASATLDQLASVKGLGLAKAAEIQAAIEFGHRLALFSDDDRPAIAGPQDVANLIMPELRYIKKETLKSLLLDTKNRVLGIKTVSIGDLSSSIVHPREVFKDAVTSSAASIIVAHNHPSGDPTPSREDITVTKRLMEAGEIMGIELLDHIVIGDGCFVSLKEKGLI; this is encoded by the coding sequence ATCAATCGCTACAGCCCAACCATCAAAGAATTGCCGACGGACGAGCGGCCCCGGGAACGACTGGCGAAGTACGGCGCGCATGCATTGTCCACCGCCGAACTGATCGGCGTTCTGATCCGCACCGGCAACGCCGAGCGGAGCGCGGTCTCTCTGGGCGAGTTTCTCCTCGCGGAATTCGGCAACGTCAAGGGCATCGCGAGCGCCACGCTCGACCAGCTCGCCTCCGTCAAGGGCCTGGGGCTCGCCAAAGCCGCCGAAATCCAGGCCGCGATCGAGTTCGGCCATCGCCTCGCTCTCTTCTCCGACGACGACCGTCCCGCGATTGCCGGCCCGCAAGATGTCGCCAACCTGATCATGCCCGAGCTGCGTTACATCAAGAAAGAAACGCTTAAGAGTCTGCTCTTGGATACGAAGAACCGTGTGCTGGGCATCAAAACGGTCTCCATCGGCGACCTTTCCTCTTCGATCGTGCATCCTCGGGAAGTTTTTAAGGACGCGGTGACGTCCTCTGCCGCAAGCATTATTGTCGCGCATAACCATCCGTCCGGAGACCCCACGCCGAGCCGCGAGGATATTACGGTCACGAAGCGCTTGATGGAGGCGGGAGAGATCATGGGGATTGAACTGCTGGACCACATCGTCATTGGCGATGGCTGCTTTGTGAGCTTAAAAGAGAAGGGACTGATTTGA
- a CDS encoding DUF7638 domain-containing protein, with product MSFSKTIQREVDGESVPGTYLQAFIKNGRHFFVTEIKIYKDGMIDCWGFVDFEGFQEKIRSGWVRTRLPEGARVSMMESLNFTATDVKAGVEEVEFVKQVADEILSLNKKPTSAHFCGEALRQYKQDPTESNRERLRTAYEAVPKHMRLFLGDMDSKDWEYKRILDEKNSD from the coding sequence ATGTCATTTTCCAAAACGATACAACGCGAAGTTGACGGAGAGTCAGTGCCAGGGACATATCTCCAAGCCTTCATAAAAAATGGTAGGCATTTTTTCGTAACAGAAATCAAAATCTATAAAGACGGCATGATTGACTGCTGGGGATTTGTAGACTTTGAGGGGTTCCAGGAGAAAATACGTAGCGGCTGGGTGAGAACACGTTTACCGGAAGGAGCGCGTGTCTCTATGATGGAATCTCTTAATTTCACGGCTACGGATGTCAAAGCAGGAGTGGAGGAAGTTGAGTTTGTCAAACAGGTGGCTGACGAAATCCTTTCCTTGAATAAAAAACCCACTTCTGCTCATTTCTGTGGCGAGGCGCTTCGTCAATATAAACAGGACCCAACGGAAAGTAATCGTGAGCGTTTGCGAACAGCTTATGAGGCGGTGCCGAAGCATATGCGCCTATTCCTGGGTGATATGGACTCAAAAGATTGGGAATACAAACGTATTCTCGATGAAAAAAACTCCGACTAG
- a CDS encoding DUF1559 domain-containing protein yields the protein MKRTGFTLIELLVVIAIIAILAAILFPVFAKAREKARQITCASNEKQIGLGILQYNQDYDEMFPMLHYNDGAGQEVRWFDAVSPYIKNGQIYTGSGHYSGAGGIWHCPSTAADQPATYGANYDLFRDGQPYIGTATVQGISVLDAPADTVIVAEKGQNDGNSSWLQFQTWEGNWTNGGGTAANDYAYSPHLDVTSDHDCDYSANMSAAPGWSNWNGCSMMPRYRHTDMSNFLFSDGHVKAMRKGSINWYKNIYVKGAYQFGTPN from the coding sequence ATGAAACGAACAGGCTTTACGTTGATCGAACTTCTCGTTGTGATCGCAATCATCGCAATCCTTGCCGCTATCCTTTTCCCAGTCTTCGCCAAGGCGCGCGAAAAGGCTCGGCAAATCACCTGCGCTTCCAATGAAAAACAGATCGGCCTTGGAATATTGCAGTACAATCAGGATTACGATGAGATGTTCCCGATGCTGCACTACAACGACGGCGCCGGACAGGAAGTTCGCTGGTTTGACGCCGTGAGCCCCTATATCAAGAATGGCCAGATTTACACCGGCAGCGGACATTACAGCGGCGCCGGCGGCATCTGGCATTGCCCATCGACCGCGGCCGATCAGCCCGCGACCTACGGCGCCAACTACGATCTCTTCCGCGACGGGCAGCCTTACATCGGTACGGCCACCGTACAGGGCATCTCCGTGCTCGATGCTCCGGCCGACACTGTGATCGTTGCGGAAAAAGGCCAGAATGACGGCAATTCCAGCTGGCTCCAGTTCCAAACCTGGGAGGGCAACTGGACAAACGGCGGCGGAACCGCCGCCAATGATTATGCCTATAGCCCGCATCTGGATGTCACGTCGGATCACGATTGCGACTATTCCGCGAACATGAGCGCGGCGCCGGGCTGGAGCAACTGGAACGGCTGCTCCATGATGCCCCGCTATCGGCACACGGATATGAGCAATTTCCTGTTCTCCGACGGCCATGTCAAAGCCATGCGAAAAGGATCCATCAACTGGTATAAGAACATTTACGTCAAGGGCGCCTACCAATTCGGTACTCCCAACTAA
- a CDS encoding glycoside hydrolase: protein MLRSAGALRLGAAVLLASVWAPMAARADYTTTVNPATSWGTWRGWGSSLAWWANQFGTRDDMANVLYTTNTVAFTSNQGTQSLPGLGFNVVRYNVGGTGTQPINVGGSVATPNNPSTLPAFKMIPTYWLDWASSSPTSSSWNWTVDSNQRNMMWKARDRGVNVFELFSNSPPWWMCINSSTTGSNSGSGDNLQSWNYQSFAVYMATVAKYSHDNWGVTFTSVEPFNESSSSWWKYPGNQEGCHFDMSTQNAVIGYLRTEMNNRGLNATPISASDENTVDGEISSWNALTTASKSSVGQINTHGYQGGGGNRSGLYSTAKTAGKELWNSEYGEGDATGMSLASNLNLDMRWLHPRVWCYWQPFDSGGWGLIQSNPGDNWVGFANPKYYVLAQYTRHIRPGMTLIDGGEGNTVAAYDAANHRLVLVTTNYGTAQWINYDLSKYSTVNGNAGGGVDRWATQTSGGDMYAYHADTTLSGKKFWSWFPTNTVQTFVVNNIY, encoded by the coding sequence ATGCTTCGATCCGCAGGCGCATTACGATTGGGGGCGGCCGTGCTGCTGGCGAGTGTGTGGGCTCCGATGGCCGCGCGCGCCGATTATACGACGACGGTCAATCCCGCCACAAGCTGGGGAACGTGGAGGGGCTGGGGGAGTTCTCTCGCCTGGTGGGCGAACCAATTTGGGACCCGCGACGATATGGCGAACGTGCTGTATACCACGAATACCGTGGCGTTCACCAGCAACCAGGGTACGCAGTCGCTTCCGGGGCTCGGATTCAATGTCGTACGCTACAATGTCGGCGGCACGGGGACGCAGCCGATCAATGTGGGCGGGAGCGTGGCGACGCCCAATAATCCGTCGACGCTGCCGGCGTTCAAAATGATTCCCACCTACTGGCTGGATTGGGCCAGCTCCAGCCCAACTTCGTCCAGCTGGAACTGGACCGTCGATTCCAATCAGCGGAACATGATGTGGAAGGCCCGCGATCGCGGCGTGAATGTCTTTGAGCTGTTCTCCAACTCCCCGCCCTGGTGGATGTGCATCAACTCCAGCACGACGGGCAGTAATAGCGGCAGCGGCGACAATCTCCAATCCTGGAATTATCAGTCGTTCGCGGTCTATATGGCGACGGTCGCAAAGTACTCCCACGACAACTGGGGCGTGACCTTTACCTCCGTCGAGCCGTTCAATGAATCCAGTTCGAGCTGGTGGAAGTATCCTGGCAACCAGGAGGGCTGCCACTTCGATATGTCCACGCAGAACGCCGTGATCGGTTATCTGCGCACGGAGATGAACAATCGCGGTCTTAACGCCACGCCGATCTCGGCGTCCGACGAGAACACCGTCGATGGCGAGATCTCATCCTGGAATGCGCTCACAACGGCGTCAAAATCCAGCGTCGGCCAGATCAACACGCACGGCTATCAGGGCGGCGGCGGAAACCGGTCCGGTCTGTACAGCACGGCCAAGACCGCCGGCAAGGAACTGTGGAACTCGGAGTACGGCGAGGGCGACGCCACCGGCATGTCGCTGGCGAGCAATCTCAACCTGGACATGCGCTGGCTGCACCCACGTGTCTGGTGCTACTGGCAGCCGTTCGACAGCGGCGGCTGGGGCCTGATCCAGTCCAACCCCGGCGATAACTGGGTCGGCTTCGCCAATCCGAAGTATTACGTGCTAGCGCAGTACACTCGCCATATCCGTCCCGGCATGACCCTGATTGACGGCGGCGAGGGCAACACCGTGGCGGCGTACGACGCCGCCAATCACCGATTGGTGCTGGTGACCACGAACTATGGGACGGCGCAGTGGATCAACTATGACCTGTCGAAATACAGTACGGTGAATGGAAACGCCGGAGGCGGAGTCGACCGCTGGGCAACCCAGACCAGCGGCGGCGATATGTACGCTTATCACGCCGACACCACGCTGAGCGGCAAGAAATTCTGGTCCTGGTTTCCTACCAATACCGTCCAGACGTTTGTCGTGAACAATATTTACTGA
- a CDS encoding peroxiredoxin family protein yields the protein MPVTNRYYGGSSTGAGKIVSDFGLCDIKGGYIYTAKLRPKGLLAVVFFSPETAASVNVLKAVQEWTGEIEASKWSAVGVATGDREAIKQFAETNGIDKVSLLVDYDFYQTRSWGISHIPSLYIISGKTGRVLERIVGDSPAELKSAKDLLSGEVSKILAAEAAAKQAEEEKKAAEAAAKAAEAAAKPAEPAKA from the coding sequence ATGCCGGTCACGAATAGATATTATGGGGGATCATCCACCGGAGCTGGGAAGATCGTCTCGGATTTCGGCCTCTGCGACATTAAGGGCGGTTATATCTACACCGCCAAGCTTCGCCCCAAGGGCCTGCTGGCTGTCGTTTTCTTCTCCCCCGAAACCGCCGCGTCCGTCAACGTGCTGAAGGCCGTTCAGGAGTGGACCGGCGAAATTGAGGCGAGCAAATGGTCGGCCGTCGGCGTCGCGACCGGCGACCGCGAGGCGATCAAGCAGTTCGCCGAAACCAACGGCATCGACAAGGTTTCCCTGCTGGTGGACTACGATTTCTATCAGACGCGCAGCTGGGGCATCTCGCACATTCCGAGCCTGTACATTATTTCGGGGAAAACCGGACGTGTTCTGGAGCGCATTGTGGGAGATAGCCCCGCCGAGCTGAAGTCCGCGAAGGACCTGCTGAGCGGGGAAGTGTCGAAGATCCTGGCGGCGGAAGCCGCTGCCAAGCAAGCGGAAGAAGAAAAGAAGGCCGCCGAAGCCGCCGCGAAAGCCGCTGAAGCCGCAGCTAAACCCGCCGAGCCCGCGAAGGCATAA